A section of the Anabaena cylindrica PCC 7122 genome encodes:
- a CDS encoding energy-coupling factor ABC transporter permease translates to MHIPDGFISVPVAGATSLASAAALFVAFGRSEEAYGIRRAPILGLTTAFIFAAQMINFPVAGGTSGHLCGGALAAIILGSPWAGMLCIATVLIIQAVLFADGGITALGANIFNLGVIGVWVAWGLTQTLQRLLGGSKGRLPLAAGIAAGVSVVVSAIACAIQLALSGTASANVVLPTMTGVHILIGIGEGLITGGVLTYLATARPDLLPGEEEKFKGWLVPVVSIILVAGVLSLFASAWPDGLESVAENLGFINLAEEVRVEVPTPFADYGIAGLEQIGTSIAGLIGAAVCFAVAFGIAKVMKPKNA, encoded by the coding sequence ATGCATATACCAGATGGATTTATTTCAGTTCCAGTAGCAGGGGCTACCAGTTTAGCAAGTGCGGCAGCTTTATTTGTGGCCTTTGGGCGATCGGAAGAAGCTTATGGAATTCGTCGCGCTCCCATACTAGGGTTAACCACAGCCTTTATTTTTGCAGCCCAAATGATTAATTTCCCCGTAGCGGGAGGAACCAGTGGACACTTGTGCGGAGGTGCTTTAGCGGCGATTATTTTGGGTAGTCCCTGGGCGGGAATGTTATGTATAGCAACAGTTTTAATTATTCAAGCAGTGCTATTCGCTGATGGCGGTATTACTGCCTTGGGTGCAAATATTTTTAACCTCGGAGTAATAGGTGTTTGGGTAGCTTGGGGATTAACTCAAACCTTACAACGACTACTTGGTGGTTCTAAAGGACGTTTACCCCTAGCAGCTGGGATTGCCGCTGGTGTGAGTGTAGTGGTTTCGGCGATCGCTTGTGCCATTCAATTAGCCCTTTCTGGAACAGCATCAGCCAACGTAGTTTTACCCACCATGACGGGTGTACATATTTTGATTGGTATTGGTGAAGGATTGATTACAGGAGGTGTGCTGACTTATCTAGCCACTGCCAGACCAGATTTATTACCAGGGGAGGAAGAAAAATTTAAAGGCTGGTTAGTACCCGTTGTCAGCATTATTCTGGTTGCAGGCGTGCTGTCGCTGTTTGCTTCAGCTTGGCCGGATGGTTTAGAAAGTGTAGCGGAAAATTTAGGCTTTATTAATTTAGCAGAGGAAGTCAGAGTAGAAGTACCAACACCCTTTGCTGATTATGGTATTGCAGGTTTGGAGCAAATCGGGACTAGTATTGCAGGTTTGATAGGTGCTGCGGTTTGCTTTGCGGTAGCCTTTGGAATTGCCAAAGTTATGAAACCGAAGAATGCTTAA
- a CDS encoding type II toxin-antitoxin system YoeB family toxin, which translates to MELIKDIQREPFSGIGNPAQLKYELQGYWSRRITNEQ; encoded by the coding sequence TTGGAATTAATTAAAGATATCCAAAGAGAACCTTTTTCTGGAATAGGTAACCCAGCACAACTAAAATATGAATTGCAAGGTTACTGGTCAAGACGAATTACAAATGAACAATAG
- a CDS encoding HNH endonuclease has translation MARFYIPVEIERRVRKDAQNRCGYCLSPQRLVMARLEIEHIIPIAKSGSHHESNLWLVCPICNRYKSDKVIGIDPETGEIVKLFNPRTQVWCEHFFWTEDGLQIVGKTPTGRATVKALHLSDDADALEVRSYWVLAG, from the coding sequence ATGGCTCGTTTTTACATTCCTGTTGAAATAGAACGTCGTGTTCGTAAAGATGCTCAAAACCGTTGTGGCTATTGTTTGAGTCCTCAACGTTTAGTAATGGCACGTTTGGAAATTGAACATATTATTCCTATAGCCAAAAGTGGTAGTCATCATGAATCAAATTTATGGTTAGTTTGTCCTATTTGTAATAGATATAAAAGTGATAAAGTTATAGGTATTGATCCAGAAACAGGTGAGATAGTTAAATTATTTAACCCACGTACTCAAGTTTGGTGTGAGCATTTTTTCTGGACAGAAGATGGATTACAAATTGTGGGTAAAACACCAACTGGTAGAGCCACTGTTAAAGCTTTACATTTAAGTGATGATGCAGATGCTTTGGAAGTCCGTAGTTATTGGGTACTTGCTGGTTAG
- a CDS encoding CbtB domain-containing protein produces the protein MTTFSFTSVLQKTAGATLSKPVQVTLYMMLSSLIIWTVLFSNYPPAHNTAHSLRHHALGVSCH, from the coding sequence ATGACTACTTTTTCTTTTACTTCCGTATTGCAAAAAACCGCAGGTGCTACCCTATCCAAGCCTGTACAGGTAACACTTTATATGATGTTATCTTCTTTGATCATCTGGACTGTGCTTTTCTCCAACTATCCTCCGGCACATAATACTGCACACTCACTGCGTCACCATGCATTAGGTGTGTCTTGTCACTAA
- a CDS encoding multicopper oxidase domain-containing protein produces the protein MFDNFTLSKDKLWSRRQLLKLGLAGAGVTGAATIWQMLNRSNYANVRIPPMEMEASKGATNPMQVLRNFDYGTLKQENGRTIREFQLTAGTSTIQLNSAVSYNIWDLNGRIPGPTLRAKQGERVRVLFLNQAGHSHSLHFHGVHPSEMDGVRPISNNKATIYEFDAEPYGVHLYHCHVAPVTRHIAKGLYGMFIIDPPQPRPPADEIVLIMSGYDVNDDNRNEYYAFNGVPHHYMHHPIPIYQNQLIRIYVLNIIEFDPAVTFHLHANFFNVYRSGMTMIPSEKTDVLTMGVAERHILEFAFRYPGKYMFHPHQDVVAENGCMGQFEVIAAKDVKTPEKNT, from the coding sequence ATGTTTGACAACTTTACTTTGAGTAAAGATAAACTTTGGAGTCGCCGTCAACTGCTAAAACTAGGTTTAGCAGGTGCTGGTGTGACTGGTGCAGCTACAATTTGGCAAATGCTAAATAGAAGCAATTATGCCAATGTCAGAATACCACCAATGGAAATGGAGGCATCTAAAGGCGCTACCAATCCCATGCAGGTACTACGTAATTTCGATTATGGGACACTTAAACAAGAAAATGGTCGCACAATCCGAGAATTTCAATTAACAGCAGGTACTTCCACAATTCAGCTTAATAGTGCTGTCTCATACAATATTTGGGATTTAAATGGTCGCATTCCAGGGCCAACCTTACGGGCTAAACAAGGGGAACGGGTGCGGGTATTGTTTCTTAATCAAGCCGGACATTCCCATTCTCTCCATTTTCATGGTGTTCATCCCTCAGAAATGGATGGTGTGCGCCCAATAAGTAATAATAAGGCGACAATATACGAATTTGATGCTGAACCCTATGGCGTTCACTTGTATCACTGTCATGTAGCACCAGTAACTCGTCACATTGCTAAGGGTTTGTATGGGATGTTTATTATTGATCCTCCTCAACCCCGTCCCCCGGCTGATGAAATTGTGTTAATCATGTCTGGGTATGATGTGAATGATGATAACCGCAATGAATATTATGCATTTAATGGTGTACCACATCACTATATGCACCATCCAATTCCAATTTATCAAAATCAGTTAATCAGAATCTATGTGCTGAATATTATTGAATTTGACCCGGCTGTGACTTTTCATCTCCACGCCAATTTTTTTAATGTTTATCGTTCAGGGATGACGATGATTCCCAGTGAAAAAACCGATGTTTTAACGATGGGTGTTGCGGAAAGGCATATCTTAGAATTTGCGTTTCGTTATCCCGGTAAGTATATGTTTCATCCTCATCAAGATGTTGTGGCTGAAAATGGATGTATGGGTCAATTTGAAGTCATAGCTGCAAAGGACGTTAAAACGCCTGAAAAGAATACCTGA
- a CDS encoding ferric reductase-like transmembrane domain-containing protein — MLINASISSANLLGFISLLSYILTLLPSSIRAVFPQIKKAKITICLWKYRRQLGVVTFVFALVHTVLIVNKRNLDLFDIQTYEISLEGTLTLIIFVLLAFTSNDWSVKKMKQNWRRLHKLTYIAMFLLLWHIQEKMSGQWNILTPIELILITVTIGLFCRRRWLEYTKEYNQKQIS; from the coding sequence ATGTTGATAAATGCTTCAATTTCTTCAGCTAATCTACTAGGCTTTATTTCATTATTAAGTTATATATTAACCTTATTACCTAGTTCTATCAGAGCAGTTTTTCCACAAATTAAAAAAGCAAAAATTACCATTTGTTTATGGAAATATCGTCGCCAATTAGGTGTTGTTACTTTTGTATTTGCACTAGTTCATACAGTATTAATAGTGAATAAAAGGAATTTAGATCTATTTGATATCCAAACTTATGAAATTTCTTTAGAAGGAACATTGACATTAATTATTTTTGTACTTTTAGCATTTACATCTAATGACTGGAGTGTAAAAAAGATGAAACAAAACTGGCGAAGATTACATAAATTAACTTATATAGCCATGTTTTTATTATTGTGGCACATTCAAGAAAAAATGTCTGGGCAATGGAATATTCTCACCCCTATAGAACTGATTCTAATAACAGTAACTATTGGTTTATTTTGTAGACGAAGATGGTTAGAATATACAAAGGAATATAATCAAAAACAAATAAGTTAA
- a CDS encoding WD40 repeat domain-containing protein, whose translation MYVYSLAISPDGKTIVNGNLNKDIDVWNLQTGKIIHQLCGHKNSVNSVAISPNNQIIASGSWDKTIKIWSLKTGKLIQTLSGHTDDVKAVAISPNNQIIASGSWDKTIKIWSLKTGDTLINLPQSDGVRTVAFSPDGKILAGGGEGGKIMLWYLTTGKLKTSLAAHRKPI comes from the coding sequence TTGTACGTTTATTCTTTAGCTATTAGTCCAGATGGAAAAACCATAGTTAATGGTAATCTCAATAAAGATATTGATGTCTGGAATTTACAAACTGGTAAAATTATTCATCAACTATGCGGACATAAAAATTCCGTTAATTCTGTCGCTATTAGCCCAAATAATCAAATTATTGCTAGTGGTAGTTGGGATAAAACTATTAAAATTTGGAGTCTAAAAACTGGCAAATTAATTCAGACATTATCTGGACATACAGATGATGTGAAAGCAGTTGCCATTAGCCCAAATAATCAAATTATTGCTAGTGGTAGTTGGGATAAAACTATTAAAATTTGGAGTCTAAAAACTGGAGATACTCTCATCAATCTACCACAATCCGACGGAGTGAGAACCGTTGCTTTTAGTCCAGATGGTAAAATTTTAGCTGGTGGTGGAGAAGGTGGAAAAATAATGCTTTGGTATCTAACAACAGGGAAATTAAAAACCTCATTAGCTGCACATAGAAAACCAATTTAG
- a CDS encoding WD40 repeat domain-containing protein codes for MAFSPDGNYIASASSDHTIKLWNIENGELLAVLKGHNKAVYSVVFGSDSKTLASGSYDKTVKLWNVENGILINTFIGHTKPVLSLAFIPNTHTLVSGSADATIRIWNF; via the coding sequence ATAGCTTTTAGTCCAGATGGTAACTATATAGCCAGCGCTAGTTCTGACCATACTATTAAATTATGGAATATTGAAAATGGAGAATTATTGGCTGTTTTAAAAGGACATAATAAAGCAGTTTATTCTGTAGTGTTTGGTTCTGACAGCAAAACTTTAGCTAGTGGGAGTTATGATAAAACAGTTAAACTGTGGAATGTGGAAAATGGTATATTAATTAATACTTTTATCGGTCATACTAAACCTGTTTTGTCTTTAGCTTTTATCCCTAATACTCATACTCTGGTAAGTGGGAGTGCAGATGCAACTATCAGAATTTGGAATTTCTAG
- a CDS encoding helix-hairpin-helix domain-containing protein, with product MIKSRYIFLSIATCAIISLSSCTNNAPIAESPSNPSTNPVTETNSHSGHGGKAQININTAILSELDKFEAKLGVPALSNKIQASRPYGSPEDLVSKKVITQDQFNQIKEMVTVQEVVLTGEAKDVDYMTKLGLMKGHLLVAKELLDQNQPKQAEPHIGHPVEEIYVDVEEQLNERKVKEFKTTLVSLQDLVKSNPKNTKLKTDFVASVQSVDGAIAALPVDQRNQPQFVLQVINGLLDAANSEYGAAIANGKISAPIEYQDSRGFVVYSNELYQGISSQIAQSNPEAHKAIDTALAELVKVWPTAIPPTQAIKTPEDVTKLVKTIEENTQKVLEKTNTKAQS from the coding sequence ATGATCAAATCTCGCTACATATTTTTGTCGATCGCTACTTGTGCCATAATTTCTCTAAGTTCTTGCACTAACAACGCACCAATAGCTGAAAGTCCATCCAACCCAAGTACTAACCCAGTTACGGAAACAAACAGTCACAGCGGTCACGGTGGTAAAGCGCAAATTAATATTAATACTGCTATCTTGTCCGAGTTAGATAAGTTTGAGGCTAAACTAGGCGTGCCGGCATTGTCGAACAAAATTCAAGCCAGCCGTCCCTATGGTTCTCCAGAAGATTTAGTCAGCAAAAAAGTAATTACTCAAGATCAGTTTAACCAAATTAAAGAGATGGTGACTGTTCAGGAAGTGGTGCTGACAGGTGAGGCTAAAGATGTTGACTACATGACCAAGTTGGGATTGATGAAAGGACATCTTTTAGTAGCAAAAGAACTCCTAGACCAAAATCAGCCAAAACAAGCTGAACCTCATATTGGACATCCAGTTGAGGAGATTTATGTGGATGTAGAAGAACAGCTAAATGAACGCAAAGTTAAAGAATTCAAAACAACCTTGGTAAGTTTGCAAGATTTAGTCAAATCTAACCCCAAAAATACCAAACTCAAAACAGACTTTGTGGCTTCAGTACAATCAGTAGATGGTGCGATCGCAGCCTTACCAGTAGATCAACGCAATCAACCACAATTTGTCCTCCAAGTCATCAACGGGTTGCTAGATGCAGCTAACTCAGAATACGGTGCTGCCATCGCAAATGGTAAAATTAGCGCCCCAATCGAATATCAAGACTCCCGTGGCTTTGTAGTCTACTCTAATGAACTATATCAAGGCATTTCTAGCCAAATAGCACAAAGCAATCCTGAAGCACATAAAGCAATAGATACAGCTTTGGCTGAACTGGTGAAAGTTTGGCCGACTGCTATCCCACCAACTCAAGCTATCAAAACTCCTGAAGATGTTACCAAACTAGTGAAAACCATAGAGGAAAACACCCAAAAAGTATTAGAAAAAACTAACACTAAAGCACAAAGTTAG
- a CDS encoding ferritin-like domain-containing protein: MQELDQKKAIDLLNAIMEFELAGVVRYTHYSLMVTGPNRIPIVAFFKAQAAESLLHAQQVGEILTGLDGHPSLKIAQMEETYKHNVKDILAESLTHEKTALDLYKNLLETVTNASIYLEEFARGMIGQEEMHNLELKKMLRDFS, translated from the coding sequence ATGCAAGAACTTGATCAAAAAAAGGCCATAGACCTACTAAATGCCATCATGGAATTTGAACTAGCTGGGGTAGTCCGCTACACCCATTATTCCTTAATGGTGACAGGGCCAAACCGCATTCCCATTGTAGCTTTTTTCAAAGCCCAAGCCGCTGAATCTCTACTCCACGCTCAACAAGTAGGCGAAATTCTCACAGGTTTAGATGGGCATCCCTCCCTAAAAATCGCCCAGATGGAGGAGACTTATAAGCACAACGTCAAGGATATTTTGGCAGAAAGCTTAACTCACGAAAAAACAGCACTAGATTTGTACAAAAATCTCCTAGAAACTGTAACTAATGCCAGCATCTATTTAGAAGAATTCGCTCGTGGCATGATTGGACAAGAAGAGATGCATAATCTCGAATTGAAAAAAATGTTACGCGATTTCAGCTAA